GATGGAGTCCACCTGCGAAGCCCGGGAGCCAGGGCTGCTTTCCCCgtgctttcctttcccttccaagGCTTTTTGGCTCGACCTTGCATTTGCCTCTGTGCCTCGCTGTCAGGATGCGTGGGGGTGTGGGGTTAAATAGCACCTTTAGAAAATTCACAAGTCGACCCGGGCAGCAAAAGGATGagggggaattaaaaaaaaataaaataaaaatagagggAAATTCAAAAATCAACGCAAGACTTGCATCCATTCGGGCAGCCCCGTGTCTGTAGCACCACGCAGTCCCCGGCTCGGTGGCTTTGTGCCACTTGAGCCTCTGAAATGGGACcgaaataaaagagcaaaaatcaGGACAAAAGTCCCAGTGGGGGAAACCCCAGAACTCCAAGGGGACCTTGAacggaggggaaaaaaaaaaaaaaaaaagagagaacagcaaaaatagagagggaaaaaaaaatagacaaaactTAGCACCTTTGATCTGAACCTGGCAGGAAAGTCCCGGCAcggctgaaaaaaataaaaaaaattactaaaactacttgaaaaaaaaaatttaaaaatattaaccaaAACCACAGCTGTGAGGTAGCCttccagaaaaggagaataTGCACTGATGGGTCCGGTTTGCTCCGCTCCAGGGCTTTGGCTGTCGGGGTGGACTCGGGGAGCTCCCCCCTGCGGAACCGGGGCTCGGATGCAAAAAGCGGGATGGTGGCGGCTCCGGGCTCCCAGGTCCCCGTGGGTTGCTCAGGATTGTGTTATTTTTGCTgcctgaacaaaaaaaaaaaaaaaaaaaaaaaaaagaaaaaaacaaggaggggggaagagagagggaaaaaaacaacaatgacaaGAAGCAGATTATAACCAAGAGTTAAacatcttcctttcagaaaaaaaaaaaaaaaaaaaaaaagaaaaaaaaaaaggagaaaaaaatgaaatgcaagtaGCAAAGAGCCCAGTGGAGAAAGGTCGGCCCGAGTTTGCATTCGGGTGCTCCCCGGCTCCGGGGCTCGGCacgggcggccccgcggggtgTGAGCATCACGGGCTCGGCGCTGTCGGAGAGTCCGAGTGGTGCCGTCCGCGGGGCTTAGGGCAGACCGacgccgaggaggaggaggagaggagggcaaGCAAGCGAACCCACTTCCtggttattttgtttgaaaagtcatttatttttttttattttttttttggtttaatgctttttttggtgttttttttttagtttttttttttttttttatggaaacgCAAATAATTTTAGAGACGCTGGAATAGAAACCGACACGAATTCAAGTCCATGtgaaattttctccttttttggctgttttttttttttttattattattattgttattattactcTCTCCTGTTACGCGTGGGGTGGGGGTCCGGTTTACAAGAAGCAGACGGGGCCGATGTCGATGCCGAATTCCTGGTCCGGAGCGCCAACGTCCATGGGGGCCAAGTCGATGATGGGCAGGCGGGATGTCTTTGTCGTCTTGTACTCGATGACTGTCTTGCCCCAGGCGCCAGTGTGACTCTGCAGGAAGGGGCAGTCAGGACCCCCAAATCCCCCCGAATCCCCCTGAAATCCCTCCAAATCCCCCCTAAAtcctccccaaatcccccatCCCTGCTCACCGTGCAGCCGTCCTCGGTGACGCCGTAGGTGAAGCGGCTGTTGCCCTCGGCCCTGATCTCGATTTCGTTGGCGccctggaggagcagggccTTCTTCAGGTTGCCCGTGTCCTGGTCCATGTAGGCGACGCTGTTCTTGCAGTGGTAGGTGATGTTCTGGGCAGCCTCGGTGGACATCAGGCGGAGGAAGGTCAGCTGGATGGCCACGTCGGCCGGGTTGGAGCCCTCGCCGCCGTACTCGAACTGCCGGGGAAGAGGCGTTAGGCATCACAATGCTCATCATCCCCACCCCATGTGGGTGTCTTTGTGtcccccccggcgccccccatCTCACCTGGAAGCCGTCGCTCATTGTCTCGCCGAACCAGACGTGCTTCTTCTCCTTGGGATTCTTGCTGAGGTACCAGTTCTTCTGGGCAATGGTGGCCTGGGTTGGGTAGACGCAGGTCTCGCCCGTCTCCATGTTGCAGTAGACCTTGATGGCGTCCAGGTTGCAGCCTTGGTTGGGGTCGATCCAGTACTCGCCTGTGGGGAAGGGACGGGGTCAGGGGGGGCGAGGGAGGGTAAGCGTGGAGCAGCCACTGTAGGTGGAAGGATGGAGGCGAGGAATGGAGGTGAGGGGCAGAGGATGGAGGTGAGGAGCAGCCTTGAGAGGTGGAGGATGGAGAggtggaggctgcaggggatggaggggagcagggagagggtgcaggggatggaggggagcagggagagggtgcaggggatggaggtgaggaGCAGGTAAAGGGTACAAGGGATGCAGGTGAGGTGGGAGAGGGTGCAGAGGATGGAGGTGAGGAGGTAGAGGGTGCAgaggatggagggatggagTTGAGGAGGTAGACAGTATAGgggatggagaggagcaggTAGAGGGCACaggggatggaggtgaggaAGGTGAGGATGACCCATGAGAGGTGGAGGTGAGAGCAGCCATGAGAGACGGAGGACGGAGGTGAGGAGCAGGTAGGAAGGACAGCGGTGAGAGCACCCCGGGGCAACGCGGGACACTGACCGCTCTTCCAGTCGCCGTGGCACATCTTGAGGTCGCGGCAGGTCCGGGCTGGGTTCTTGCGGGTGCCCTCGGGGCTGCGGATGTTCTCGATCTGCTGGCTCAGGCTCTTGAGGGTGGTGTCCACCTCCAGGTCACGGTCACGCATCACGTTGGCGTCGTCGGCTCGGTAGTAGCGTCCGCCGTCGTGGGCCTTCTCCtggggtggctggggcaggaagCTGAAGTCGAAGCCGCCACTGGGGGGACCAGGAGGACCAGGGGGGCCAGGTGGGCCAGGGGGACCctgcgggaggaggaggatggtgAGCACGAGACGAAGGCAGGCAGTTCTgggcgagcagcagcagggtggaTACATACAACAGGGCCGACGTCGCCGGTGCGAccgcgggggccggggggaccGATGGGGCCGGGAAGCCCATTGAGACCATCTTTGCCGGCGGCACCAGCGGAGCCAGGAGGACCCTACGGGAGCAGAGAGGCCATGAGCATGGAGGTGTCCCCAGCATCACATCGGGGACCATGTCCCCGTGCAGCCCCCAGGAGGATGCTCCAACCCTGGCTGGGGGTCGTGGCTCAGGAGGGGACTTACTCGTGGACCAGCGGGACCAGAAGCACCAGAAGGACCTTGTTCACCAGGAGCGCCCTGTGCAAAGCGAGAGACAAGGAAAGGGCCCGTTGGCACCTCATTCTGCTCTGAGACGTGGGGCAGCACCCACGGCCACCATCACCCCATGGTACTTACAGGAGGACCAGGTGGGCCCTGGAGACCGGAGAAGCCTCTGTGACCCTTCATGCCTCTGTCACCCTGCTCACCAGTTTCACCTTTGTCACCACGGGGACCTTGGGGACCCTGttgaaggaggaggagatgggctGAGTGGGGGCCAGGCCAGCCACTGCCCCCGCATCCAAGGGGATGCAGAAGCACGAAGGAGGATGCAGGAGGACATCAACTTACAGCAGGACCACGAgcaccagcaggaccagggggGCCAGCGGGACCAGCGGGGCCCTGGGATGGGAGAGAAGGGGACGGGTCAGAGCATTCCCCACCTTTGGTGGAGGAGCGTCACCCTGAGCAGGATGCCTGTGATCCCTTCCCCGGCTGGGAATCTCCCTCTAGCGGTGGGAGCCGAGCCCAGGGCCGGATTCTGCCCTGCCATGGACTTGCAAGAGGAGCCCTTGCTCCGTAACGGGACCGAGCGGCCAGACCCTGCTGCACCGGGGGGGGTCAGAGCCCGGGGTGGGGAACGTGGCTGGGGGTCTCCTTGGGCTGAGCATCACTTACGGTCTCACCGCGATCTCCGTTCTTGCCAGCAGGACCGACAGGGCCGGGCGCGCCGGGGGCACCAGGAGCACCAGGGGGGCCAGCGGGGCCGGTCTCACCACGGTCACCCTacgaggaggagaaggaagaggaggaagatgagagCTCAGCATGGGCGAGCGCAGCCCCATCACCCCGTCCCAGCACCCCAGCCGTGGTCACTCACCTTGGGACCAGCAGCACCATCGCGACCGGGGGCACCTTCAGCACCGGGAGCACCCTGTGGAAGAGCAGAGACCCCTCGTTAGGGCAGGCAGGCGCTAACGAGGTCCTGGGTGGCACCAACGCTGAcctcagcacccatgggtgccatGAGCCGGCACATACTCAGCGCAGCAAACCCACGCCCCCCCCCTTCACCCCCCAGTACGACACTGATGCTCACCTCACGTCCAGCTTCACCAGGGGGGCCAGCCAGGCCGGGGGGGCCCATGGGGCCGGGAGGACCGCGCTCGCCAGGAGAACCAGAGGGACCTTGCTTGCCGGGTTCGCCCTGCAGAAGGTCGAGCACACGGGGATGCATCGGACACCGTGAGCATGTCCCCACCTCGGGGGGCCACACCGGTGAGCTGGGGACTGGGGTGGGGGTCCTGCGGGGGGGGTACTCACAGAGGGGCCAGGCAGCCCAGGGAAGCCTCTCTCGCCTCTCTGTCCGGGGAGGCCGACAACACCGCGTTGGCCAGCAATACCTTGGGGTCCGGGGGTGCCAGGAGCGCCCTGGGGGGGACAAACAGCACCTCAGGGGGGTGGCAGCGGCCGTTACCTCCCTCCCGATGGAGGGGACAACCAAGGGACGTTGGGTGTGATGCTGCCTGGTATCCGTGAAGGGGTCACACCGCTTGGGGGGGTGACTTACGATGGGGCCATCAGCGCCGGGGGAGCCTTTTTCACCGGGGGGTCCAGGGGGGCCGGCAGGTCCGGGCTCACCGGGGCGGCCAGCAGGGCCGGTCTCACCGCGGGGTCCTTTGCCACCTTCCTTGccgctggggccgggggggccggggaggccGATGTTACCCTGGGTAGGAGGGGGGGCAATACCATCAGGCCTCAGAccgggccccccccgccgctgccgccgctgGCTGAAGGGCAGCCAGGGGCGTCCCAGTGCCAAGTGGGCCAAGGCGGCCGCGTGGAGCCGGCTGGACCCGTGCCTGGCATCCCCACGGTgccagcaccctcctgcccccccccctcccaccacACGTCTCACCCCTTCGGGGAGGAGACACGGGCAGGGACACAGTACTCAcggaggggccggggggtccaactcttccagcagcaccagggaaaCCAGTAGCACCCTGCAAGGGAGAGATGCTGGAGTCAGTCTTGGGCCTGCATCCTGGCACCTCCTGTGGGGTCCGGGGCCAGGGGACCATCCCCTGGCTGAGGGCCACcacggggagccccggggccggtGGCCAGGAGGAGAGTCCTCATGCCCAGGGGTGAGGAGTGGCTGCTGGTTTGGGGGAGTGAAAGTAACCCCCCCCTTTTTCCATCCATTCTATCCCCTATAAGATGACCCCCCCCCTTCTTCAGGCACCATCTTCCCAAAGGGCTTTGGTGTGCGGAGCGGCACTCACGCACGTTTTGGGGAGCAAGAGGCAGGAAGGGCTGAGCCACCCATGGGTCCACACACCCAATCCCATCCCCTGGGGGCCGcgcagccccgtcccccccaTACAAGAGCCAGGCTGGTACTTACAGGGGGTCCAGCACTACCACGAGCACCTTTGGGACCGGGAGCACCAACAGCAccctgaggaagaggagggtgagCCACAATGCAGGGCCGGATCCAAGGGGAacatggggtgggggggcacaACTTACGGCAGGGCCAGGAGCACCAGTGGGGccagcagggccgggggggccggcgTCACCCTTGGCTCCAGCATCACCAGTTTCACCTTTAGCACCAGGCTGGCCGTCGGCACCCTGCGGGAGAGCGCAGCGCAGTGAGCCGGGGGGTTGGGGCACAGCATCATCCCTGCTCACGGCAGCAGTGGTggtgcaggatcaggcccacGGGGGAGGAAGAAGCACTTACGGGAGGGCCAGCAAATCCAGCAGGACCGGGGGGGCCGGGCTCGCCGCGGTCACCCTAGGGGAGAAGGCAAGAGAGCGGCTGTCACGCCGGGCAGGGGACGGCCACCACCAGCAAGGGGTGGCCACTTGATGGCAAGGGGTGGCCACTTGATGGCAGGCCATCCCTCAGGGTGCCGGGACACTTACAGGAGCACCACGGGCACCAGTGGGACCAGCAGGACCGGGAGGACCAGCTTCACCCTGGCAGAGGGACACAAGGAAAGACCCCGAGGTTAAAGCCGTGGCGAGGAGGTGGCACAGGGGGCGTGGGGCCACCTCCCCGGTGCAGGGTCCAGCCAAGAGACGTCCCTACCTTGTCACCAGGAGCACCAGCGGGGCCAGGGGGGCCAATGGGGCCAGTCAAGCCTCGGAGACCGTCTTTGCCAGGAGCGCCATCAGCACCTTTGGGACCGGGGTCGCCCTGGGAGGAGAAGACACAGCGGGGTTACCTGAGGAGCTCCAACCCAGGGGGGGCACCCCATTGCTCTGCACCCCACTGCTCTGCACCCCAGGGTCTTCATCATCCCCAGAGGGGCTGGGAtcatccttctcctcctccctggccATGCAGAATAGCAGGGCTCAGCTCGCAGCAAGGGGCTGTCCCCAAGGGACACAAGCATCCCCAAGCATCCCATCCTCGTGGCTCTGGCTTTGCTTGGGGGAGGCCCAGCAGCCGGGGGGGCgagcggctgcaggaggggaagaggctgCAAGCAGAGGATGGAGGGGACATGTCGGGATCTCAGGGACACGTACTCTGTCACCCTTGGCGCCTGGCAGGCCGGCAGCACCACGTTCTCCGGGCATCCCTTGCAGACCGGGGGGCCCTTGGTTTCCAGGGGCACCGGGAGCACCAGCATCACCCTGGGCGAAAGAGACGGAAAAGGGGAATTAGTGAGAAATCGGCACTGCTTTGGTGGAGAAAATTCCTCCTTGGAGATGTCCTGCAGGGCAGAGACCTCGCACCTACCTTAGCACCATCGTTACCGGGAGCACCGTTAGCACCACGAGGACCCTGGGGACCAGGGGGGCCTTGGACACCGCGTTCACCAGGGAAACCTCTCTCAccctgcaggaggggaagaaaaggagctGACCCCATCAGCAGGGCACTGGGGGGCCAAAAAACATCTGGGGGACGAGCAGGGGTCAACTCACCCTGGCACCAGCAGGACCGGGGGCGCCAGCATCTCCGGGGACACCCTGTGATGGAGGCAGAGGTTGCAGGAGTTagcacggggatggggacacgcAAGGTGGCCTTGGGGACAGGGGGAATGAGGGGGTTGGGGCATGGTGTTGCCCACACTCACCTGCTCACCGGGCTTGCCAGCCTCACCAGGGGGGCCAGCAGGGCCTGGCAGACCctgtggaggaagaggaagaggaggaggtgagaCGTGGTGAGGTGAGCCACCAAGGGAGGGAGGTGGCACCGCCACTGCCACATGGCATTCGTCCCCTTGTAGGGGGAGGGGACCCCCTCACCTGGAAGCCGGGGGCACCAGCAGGACCTTGTTCACCTCTTTCTCCAGCGGGAccctgggggagaggggagaagcgTGAGGCCGGGCGGGGTGCTCCAGAGCTCCCGCTCCAGCAGCCAAGCCCTGCCCTGGGTGGCATTGGGCACCCCAGTACTCACAGTAGGGCCAGGGGGACCTTGGGCACCAGCTTCACCGTCtttgccagcagcaccctgcggaggggagggaagaaagagggtGATCAGAGCTCGCCTGCCACCTCCAGGTGATTTTAGAGAGATGAACCTGTCGTGCTCTGCACCCTGGCTGATGTTTGGAGCTGGATTTGGCCATAGCATCCTTCCAAGGAGCAGAGGAGCTACAGCGAGCTGCCCACAGCCACGTCACCTTCCCGCTGTCCCCGCTCCAGGGGCAttggcagctgccagccccgACTCCCAGCCACCACAGCTCGTGGCAAGTTCCCCCGTTGGagccatccccagccccacacgaccccagccccacgcatccccagcccctggggatACTCACAACAGCGCCAGGGGGGCCGGGAGCACCTCTCTCACCGGGTTTGCCGGGCTCACCCTAAAAGCAAAAGAGCAGGATGAGACCCACGCTGAGAACACAGCACCCACGGGATCGAGCCTGCGGGATGCACAAACCCtatggggacagggaggacaTGTCCCCTGAACCACCCCTCCCTGGGTGCCTGCTCCTCGTGCCCACCCGCAGCCACGGTCCTGGGTGGGGAGCCTTCGTGGAGCACCCCTGTGTCCATGGGGCAGGCACCCCGGGCTCGAGCAGCCCCACGAGGGATGCAGCTCCCGTCCATACTCACCGCAGCACCTTTGGGACCAGGGAAACCCATCACGCCGGCTTGGCCTCTGGCTCCGGGTGGGCctggggggccggggcggccgtCTTGACCAGCGGGGCCCTATGGTGGGGGGAGCAAAGACCCCATTAGCAAAGGGCATGGGGAGCGAAGGGGGGAGCGGGGTGGGTGGTGGGTGCTACTTACAGGGGGACCAGTCTTGCCATCGGGACCGGGGCTGCCAGGGCTCCCAGTCAGACCCTAGAAAGGAGCAAGGGGGGGTTAGAATGTCAGGCACCAGGTCGCTGCTGGCCGTGGGAGATGCTCCAGCAAGCGAGTGTCCCAGAGAGCAGCCTCCTCCATAGCCCGGTGACCCTGGAAGGGGGCCACCAGGCTGTCCCCAACCCCTCCACGCCGTGCCCCTTCCACGCTCACCTTGGCACCGGGGAGACCGGGTTCACCGGGGCGGCCAGCTTCACCAGGAGAGCCCTTGGGGCCAacggggccgggggagccgcGCTCGCCGGGGGGACCCTGGAGGGAGGGGACAGCAGTCACCCTGGCTGCAGGGCATCagcggggacagggacaggagcCGTGCTACGGGGCAAGGCGGTGGCACAGCACCGGCTTCGCCACCGCGTGACCCGAattggggtgtggggggggtgaCAAGTGCACCGTGTCCCCACCACCCTGCTGGGGACACGGCGCCGGCCCCTgtgcaggaaggagagggggggcACCTACCTTGGGACCAGCGATGCCGTCAGCGCCGGGGAAGCCACGGCTGCCGGGAGCACCCTGCGAGGGACGGGAGAGGGGTCAGGGTGGTCGTGGGGGGTGCGGGGGCTCAGGGAAGGGGGTGACGATTTGCGGCTGAGCCTGCAGCGGGAGCAGCCCTGGTGGCTCGTGAGATGCTCCACTAGGGGTCTCAGGAGAGTCTCAAAATGGGCTGGGCGCCGCTGGGGACAGCACCAGACCCCCTGGGGAGAGCCCCCCAGGCTCAAACACTGGATGAGGTGTGCAGAGACGGGGAgaggacggggatggggacggggacacgaTGGGGACATGCCGGGGATGGCTCCTACTCACTCTTTCGCCAGCAGGACCGGGAAGCCCAGCGGGGCCAGGCTCACCGCGGGCTCCTCTCTTGCCTTCCTCaccagcggggccgggggggccctgGACGCCAGCAGGAccctggggaaggaggcagaggagtGAGCGCCTGCAGGGTGCAGCCAGCCAGGGAGGCGCCGAGTCCTGGCGCTGCTGGGGGGGCACTTACGGGTTCGCCTTTGGCACCAGTGTCTCCCTTGTTGCCTGGGGCACCGGGTTCGCCCTGGaggtggaaggaaaaggaaagaaagatggtTAGCACCAGTTCGATGAGCAAAAGGAACCGTGAGCCTGATCCTGCCCCGACCCTTTGCAGGGGAATTGATGCTCAGTGCCTCCcagggggctgccagcagggctggcaagGAGGGATGCAGAGGAGGTGGGACAGCGATGTGACGGAGTCAAAGGATGGATGCAGCCCTGGAGCCGTCCCCCGGGAGCAAAGGGACAAGGATCCAGCCCCAGAGCAAAGCACCAAGCTCCTGGCAAGGGGCAGAAGAGGATGCAGACAGCGGGGGGATACTCACGCTGTTACCCTTGGGACCGGGGGCACCGCTGGGACCCTGGGGTCCGGAGGGACCGCGGGCACCGGGGAAGCCGGGAGCGCCAGCGATGCCAGGGGCGCCCTAGGAGAGGCAGAAGAGGTGGtgagggtgctgcagggaggtcCCTGAGCCAGGCAGTGAGGCTGGGGTGGGACACTCACGGTTGCACCCTTGGCACCAGGTTGACCATCAGCACCGGGGTTGCCCtgccagagagaaagaggaagaggagggttACGCCGGGGCCAGGGGGACATGAGGCCGAAGGACAGGGCACTGTCAGGGGCCACTTACAGCAGGACCAGCAGCgccagcggggccggggggaccGGGCTCACCACGGGCACCCTGAGGACCTTCACTGCCACGAGCACCTTGGGGACCGGTTTCAccctggggaggaagaggagagaggaagagccATGAGCGTGGGGACTGCTATGAAAACCCAGAAGCGGACgattttcttctccatccttGGCCTAGTTTCTCACGAAAGCAACACCCCGCAGCCTGGAGAAGCGTCGGAGATGTGGCAAAGGGCCACCTCTGTCCCGATGATGGGAAGAGCAGCCACCTCGGCACTGGACACATTGGCATTGGCCACCGTGGCATTGGCCACCTTGACGTGGGCCACCTTGGCATTGGCCACCTTGGCACTGGCCACCTTGGCACCGACCACCTTGGCACCATCCACCTTGGCCCTGGCCACCTCTGGGCACTGTTCAGGCCACGTGAAGCCCGCTTGACACTCAGTTCTCCATTTCCCTGCCCCATTTcccccagcatctcccagccaggagctgggggcccCACCTATAGGATTGTATATAGGTCCTACCttagcaccagcagcaccagggaagcCAGGGGGGCCAGCGGGACCAGTTGGACCCTAGATGGGAGAAGGGGCATGCATCAGAAGCAATCACACACCTCACATCTGGCTTTTCCAGAGCCCTGGAGCCCAGCCAGAATTTGCCGACAGCAGATTTAGGAGGAGATGTCCCATGCAGGACCCCTCCACGGGATCGGGGGGGGATTGGGGTTACTCACAGGAGGACCAGCAGCACCGGGAGCACCGTCGTTACCGCGAGCACCCTGCGGGACAGAGGGACCCTTGAGCATTGCCCaccagcaggagggcaggaggggtgCTCAGCCCTGCCCCGAGCGCGTACTCACAGCAGGGCCGGAGGGACCTGGACGGCCTCTCTCGCCGGGAAGCCCTCGAGGACCCTGGGGAAGACAAGAGGAGATGTTTTTATCGGGAATGCAGCCGCCTTCCCCTCCTGTAACCTCTCTGTgcgcaccccccccccagctccccatgcCCGCAGCAAGGGGAAGCCCCGCCCCCCAGGCATCCCTGGCTCTGCATCCCTGGGGATGCgccgtgccccccaccccagcctccTTTGCTGGTGAAGTCTCTGTGTGTGGGCCCCCCCCCCAGTATTTCCCATCCAGCACTCACCATCTGCCCAGGAGCACCATTCTCACCGGGGCTGCCAGGTTCAccctaggaaaagaaaaaggcataaaaatggGTTTTCTGCACCAAAAGGGGAGAAGCAAGACCCCGAGCAGACCTGGgg
The sequence above is drawn from the Cygnus olor isolate bCygOlo1 chromosome 25, bCygOlo1.pri.v2, whole genome shotgun sequence genome and encodes:
- the COL1A1 gene encoding collagen alpha-1(I) chain isoform X2 is translated as MFSFVDSRLLLLIAATVLLTRGQGEEDIQTGSCVQDGLTYNDKDVWKPEPCQICVCDSGNILCDEVICEDTSDCPNAEIPFGECCPICPDTDASPVYPESTGVEGPKGDTGPKGDRVGTAASTPLPGHPLPGAPRWSSTSCSPPPQGLPGPPGRDGIPGQPGLPGPPGPPGPPGLGGNFAPQMSYGYDEKAGGMAVPGPMGPAGPRGLPGPPGAPGPQGFQGPPGEPGEPGASGPMGPRGPAGPPGKNGDDGEAGKPGRPGERGPPGPQGARGLPGTAGLPGMKGHRGFSGLDGAKGEPGPAGPKGEPGSPGENGAPGQMGPRGLPGERGRPGPSGPAGARGNDGAPGAAGPPGPTGPAGPPGFPGAAGAKGETGPQGARGSEGPQGARGEPGPPGPAGAAGPAGNPGADGQPGAKGATGAPGIAGAPGFPGARGPSGPQGPSGAPGPKGNSGEPGAPGNKGDTGAKGEPGPAGVQGPPGPAGEEGKRGARGEPGPAGLPGPAGERGAPGSRGFPGADGIAGPKGPPGERGSPGPVGPKGSPGEAGRPGEPGLPGAKGLTGSPGSPGPDGKTGPPGPAGQDGRPGPPGPPGARGQAGVMGFPGPKGAAGEPGKPGERGAPGPPGAVGAAGKDGEAGAQGPPGPTGPAGERGEQGPAGAPGFQGLPGPAGPPGEAGKPGEQGVPGDAGAPGPAGARGERGFPGERGVQGPPGPQGPRGANGAPGNDGAKGDAGAPGAPGNQGPPGLQGMPGERGAAGLPGAKGDRGDPGPKGADGAPGKDGLRGLTGPIGPPGPAGAPGDKGEAGPPGPAGPTGARGAPGDRGEPGPPGPAGFAGPPGADGQPGAKGETGDAGAKGDAGPPGPAGPTGAPGPAGAVGAPGPKGARGSAGPPGATGFPGAAGRVGPPGPSGNIGLPGPPGPSGKEGGKGPRGETGPAGRPGEPGPAGPPGPPGEKGSPGADGPIGAPGTPGPQGIAGQRGVVGLPGQRGERGFPGLPGPSGEPGKQGPSGSPGERGPPGPMGPPGLAGPPGEAGREGAPGAEGAPGRDGAAGPKGDRGETGPAGPPGAPGAPGAPGPVGPAGKNGDRGETGPAGPAGPPGPAGARGPAGPQGPRGDKGETGEQGDRGMKGHRGFSGLQGPPGPPGAPGEQGPSGASGPAGPRGPPGSAGAAGKDGLNGLPGPIGPPGPRGRTGDVGPVGPPGPPGPPGPPGPPSGGFDFSFLPQPPQEKAHDGGRYYRADDANVMRDRDLEVDTTLKSLSQQIENIRSPEGTRKNPARTCRDLKMCHGDWKSGEYWIDPNQGCNLDAIKVYCNMETGETCVYPTQATIAQKNWYLSKNPKEKKHVWFGETMSDGFQFEYGGEGSNPADVAIQLTFLRLMSTEAAQNITYHCKNSVAYMDQDTGNLKKALLLQGANEIEIRAEGNSRFTYGVTEDGCTSHTGAWGKTVIEYKTTKTSRLPIIDLAPMDVGAPDQEFGIDIGPVCFL